Part of the Bubalus bubalis isolate 160015118507 breed Murrah chromosome 9, NDDB_SH_1, whole genome shotgun sequence genome is shown below.
ccaaataaataaatgaaattaaaatggcaCTTTAAGAAGTTAATGCTCTAATTGAATAAAAACCAATTGTAAAGAACAATGTCCATTCTATAATAGAGATATCGTTAGTATCAAGAATACATTTTTGGAAAACTACAGGATTCTGTACAATGTGGCTGGTGTGTGAGCAAGAGTGATGTGAAGTATCCAGTCATGTTTAATCTTGGGCTTGgggtctaatcatgagaaaatctTACATGCTGTGCTCATGCGTTTGGGTTTTATTGTCTAGGTAGTGTGGTGTGTCACTGAAGAATTTTTAGTAGGAAAGTGATAGATTAGACTTGTGACTCAGAAATACTGTGTAAGTGGAATACTGTGTAAGTGGTTTGTATATTATGGGTGAGATGAAAATAGACATGAAAGTTAATTCTGGTGGGGACAGGGACTCGGTTATTGAGGGTCTGAGCTAGTTCAGTATAGGTGGAAAGGCTTGAGTGGAAACAGTAGAAGACAATGAGACAGACTGGAAGAGCATGACACACCACTGATTGTAGGTGTATAGGAAAGCCACCACCTCCAGTTCCTCTCATTTTGTTAAATCAGTGTTGTCACCAACTGTTTGTCATTAGTACAGTGTATTCTTTTAACTGGAAAATAGAATGACTGAAGTAAGttgactgagggaaaaaaagacaaattaacaCTAACCTGAATCTCCATTGTATTGTCATTCAAAGGGTTGACTCcagtttttccttcttcttgatTATAAAAAGACTGTGATTTTCCCTGTTGCCTAGACAATCTTGGCTTTCCTTTTTGGCTAGATGATCCGGGACTCCCTTGCTGGCTAGTAGACCCTGGCTCTCCTTGCTGGCTAGATGACCCTGGCTTCCCTGGCTGGATAGATGACCCTGGCTTCCCTGGCTGGATAGATGACCCTGGCTTCCCTGGCTGGATAGATGACCCTGGCTTCCCTGGCTGGATAGATGACCCTGGCTTCCCTGGCTGGCTAGTTGACCCTGGCTCTCCTTGATGGCTAGATGACCCTGGCTTCCCTGGCTGGCTAGATGACCCTGGCTTCCCTGGCTGGCTATTTGACCCTGGCTTCCCTGGCTGGCTAGATGACCCTGGCTTCCCTTGCTGGCTAGATGACCCTGGCTCTCCTTGCTGGCTAGTTGATCCTGGCTCTCCTTGCTGGCTAGATGACCCTGGCTTCCCTTGCTGGCTAAAAGATCCTGGTTTTCCTTGCTCATTAGAAGCTTTTGGATTCCCTTTTTGGTTAGATTGTCCTGAATTCCCTTGCAGACTCCCAGGCTGATTGAAGACTCCTGGCCtctctttctgtttaaaaatttctGGTTTTCCTGGCTGATTAGAATACCTTGGTTCTCTTTGCAGAATGAGTGGCCCTGGTTTTCCTTGGGTGTTGCTTCCTGTTTcccttttaaattctttttgtcCTCCTTGCTGATTagcttcattttctctctctagaATAAGTGCAGGTTCTGGACTGTCTCCTAGTTTAAAAACACTTCCAGTCTTCAAAGGCTGGGTTGAAGATACTGGAATGATAACCATAAGCACAAAAACAAAGTTgtttatatttaagaatataaaatcaatagtATTCATCCCAAGATATAGCATGCATTTAATGCCTCTTTGCTCTTTTAAAACCAAACCCCAAGCTGGAGTCTTCCCACTATGTCTAATAACctgattatttgattattttttttcttgactttatTACATGGTTTCCAAAAATAATGGTGTCAAGCTATCTTGCCCCTTTTCGAAATCAGAGTCTGAATTATTTGAACTGGGCCTTCAGATtatcctgagcttccctggtggctcagatggtgaacctgcctgcaatgtaggagacccaggttcaatccctgggttgagaatatccctagagaaaggaatggcagtctactccagtattcttgccgtgagaatcccatggacagaggagcctggtgggctacagtccataggatcacaaagagtcggacatgactgagcaactaacacttttcagaTTACTCCAAAGTCCTGATTTAATGGATTACTAATTAAtcaaatgcttccctggtggctaagctggtaaagaatctacctacaatgtggaagacctgggttctatccctaggttgtgaggatcccctggagaatggaaaggctacccattccagtattctagcttggagaattccaagaggggtcacaaagagttggacacaactgagtgactttcactttcaattaatCAGACAGCCTCTACTTAATGCCTgttgtaaggatgtgagagttggactataaagaaaagtgagcactgaagaattgatgcttttgaactatagtgctggagaagactcgtgagagtcccttgggctgcaaggagatccaaccagtccatcctaaaggagatcagtcctgggtgttcattggaaggactgatgctgaagctgaaactccaatactctggccacctgatgcgaagagctgactcatttgaaaagaccctgatgctgggaaagattgagggcaggaggagtaggggacaacagaggatgaggtggttggatggcatcaccaactcaatggacatgggtttgggtggactctgggagctggtgatggacagggaggcctggtgtgctgtggttcatggcgtcacaaagagttggatacgactgagcaactgaactgaaagctttcaGCACATCACGGAACACACATACTGAACCTCACTGTACAGAAGATGCCGTCATCAACTTTCCAGACAAAAGCTATCAGGCATGAGCCCTCCTTCCACATCCTTTCTCCCATCTCCATAATGTTTTCTGTAGTCATCTTCTTTCCCCCTTGTTACTGTCTCAAAGGCAGtcatttcccttcttcagggaacttCCAAACCTTTGGAAAGTATAGTAGGATTTCACTTGCATTTGCAACTGGTCCTGCTTTGTATTTCCATGAGTATACACCATAAGTGTGTCTTTAGATTTAACTAAAAATCAAATGCCtcataaattgttttttattgagTATGCTGTGGTATTCTACATTGATAGTGGTTAAGGTCCTAACTCAGGCATAGGAGTTTAGCAGTTAGTAACAtggtttatggagaaggcaatggcaccccactccagtactcttgcctggaaaatcccatggatggaggagcctggtaggctgcagtccgtggggtcgctaagagtcagacacgactgagcaacttcacttttacttttcacttccctgcattggagagggaaatggcaacccactccagtgttcttgcctggagaatcccagggacggaggagcctggtgggctgccgtctatggggtcacacagagtcggacacaactgaagtgacttagcagcagcagcagcaacaacatggTTTATTCAACTGTGGTGTAACCTGAGGTGAGGTCTGTGGGTATAATCTAGCTGTTCATTCAATGTACCAAAAAATATATTGAGAGTCCATTACTATGCCAGAACTATAGTAAAATCTAGAGATAAGAACTCTGAACAATGCATGTATGATTCTGCCCTCAAGAGGCTGACAGGGGTCTGCTTAATAGTGGGTACAACTAAGCAAATAGGAATTTATAGTAGAATGATCAGTACTATAATGTAAGAAGTAATTAGACAGAGGAAAGATATCTTTCCCAGAGGAAATATAGCAAGGAGTAGAGTATCATAtctccttcctggaggaggtgacatatAAGAAGTATAGGCCATAGCCTgaaaaatggataagaaaaatatttttgacagaGAGATGGGTTTATGCATGAATTCTAAGAAATGTTGTTCATTAACAGGCACTAACTTCAAATAGAAATCGAGAATAGAGATGTGGATGAAATGGATAAAATTAATTGGTCaatctggggtttttttttgttaattatgtttagtttttttagtAGGTCATACAAGCAAATTGCATCAAATTCTAAAAATTCAAAAGTGCAAACAGTTTAGAGtaacttttccttcctttcttgttcCAGTCCCCTCATATCCTTACCTAGGACACAGTTACATTTCCCAGGGTTTTCTGTATCATTCCAGAGATACCTTGTATGTTTACAatcatatttgaatatattttcccaCACAGTTGGTAGCATACCATATATGCTGGTCTACTCATTTTCTCCCTGACAGCACAGTAAGGCAATCTctgcatcagtgcttccaaagcaacttctttatttctccttagTGACTGCACTTTCTCATTTGTCACATTTACcgtaatttatttaaccagtctcTTAGCAATGAGTAGTTGGTTTATTTTCCTCTCTTAATATTACAAACACTGATTTGATGAAAACCCTAATAAATGTATCATTTCTTACATGGATAATATAAATTTGTAGAATAGAAACTAGGAGtggaatttttaaagaagataactAAGATATAAGAATGTGTTTTATCCACTTATTTTTTAAgctaaaattttgtaaaataagtatttttagttttggttttgtagttttctcttctgatttACCCAAATTCTAAATACGTGATTGGCACAGCTTTATATTGTACTAGGCATTCCTGAgtcctctctctccttcacccTCCATATCTAATACTAATATATGTTCTTTCATTAACAAATGATTATTGAATACATACTAAATGTCATACAGCAAGATGCTGAAGTACACAGGCAATATGGTACCTGTCATAGTGAAACATATCTGTTCTAGTGACCAGTTGCAgctgtatgttttgttttttattccttctGAAATGTATActcttttctcctcccttctcccattCCATCACTTCACTCTCTATTCTTATTTCTTGACTCTACTACTTCGGCAGATCCCTAAATGTCACTTCTGTACAACTATTCTCACAGGTAATTCATTTTAAGTATCACTGTAGACTGATATTCCATAACAGAATGGGTCTGATCATTCCTGTACTCAACAATCTGAAATAACTGTAGTGTTTTCATTGAGAAGAGAATCATTATTTCTTGTGTTCCTGTTATAAGCAGTTGAAGGTCATAGGCACTTTActtccattatttcattttactagATGTAGGGAAAAAATGGTCAAGTAGGAGGTCATAATTTGGAGA
Proteins encoded:
- the MARCOL gene encoding MARCO-like protein translates to MVIIPVSSTQPLKTGSVFKLGDSPEPALILERENEANQQGGQKEFKRETGSNTQGKPGPLILQREPRYSNQPGKPEIFKQKERPGVFNQPGSLQGNSGQSNQKGNPKASNEQGKPGSFSQQGKPGSSSQQGEPGSTSQQGEPGSSSQQGKPGSSSQPGKPGSNSQPGKPGSSSQPGKPGSSSHQGEPGSTSQPGKPGSSIQPGKPGSSIQPGKPGSSIQPGKPGSSIQPGKPGSSSQQGEPGSTSQQGSPGSSSQKGKPRLSRQQGKSQSFYNQEEGKTGVNPLNDNTMEIQTGHTSNKNPTGKTKCQPNYEPVCGSDGKTYGNHCAFNEAKM